The following nucleotide sequence is from Lytechinus variegatus isolate NC3 chromosome 12, Lvar_3.0, whole genome shotgun sequence.
AGCCCTGATTTTGTCTTGATAAGCTTAATTGGCAGTGCACAAAGTTACTAGTTCAAACTATCCAGAGTATTATATCAGCATCACCTGCACcaacaacaataatatttataaaacgtaattgtaattcaacaaaacatattttggtTGATGCTCAATATTGACCATTCATCATTCAACcttgatataattatgttattaaaCTTTTCAGTACTATCAGTTCTACGAGTGTAATTTTACCACTTTAACATACTATTTAGATACGTAGGGTAATCAAGAAGGACCTCATTTAAACCTTCGCGGTTGTCATTTCTGATTTCCttcttgaaaaataatcaatggaCCCTGTCAGTTCGACAATccatcttcatctttttttttctttctcctgcCAAGCTTAACAAAACGTTACCTCgtaggaaaaaaaacaaatggtaAAAAAGATTCACTCGAACCTGGACTCGGCTATTTATCGCAATATCTAAGGAGGGAAAAAAATCGTCATGGTTATAAGATATCGATTCATAACTGCCATGGTAAACATGATGAAATACATCACAGCGTGATAGAtataaataatttgaatatggGTCTCACACACTCAAATATTAAACTtcacttttttatatatagaatACCAAAGGTGGCTTTAGTTGAATATAAGATGTCCATCAATCAATATTTAGAGCTGCTTACGATTTCCTGAGGGACTCCGCATCGCTCGTGAATTCTTCTACGATGGGTCCAGTAGGAGTTCCTTTGCCGCTCGAACCCTCCACATGTGGCCTGACTTGGATGGGGATGGTTCTCTCATTGGACTGGGCTAACTGGAGCTTGGGAGCCTCTAGGGTCAGGATACCTTTCTCAGACAAGTAGCTTTTGACTAACCTCAGGTCGACGTCATCAGGTAGGGTGTACTGACGGTAATATTCTCTTTGTACGAAACCACCCTCTGGTGTTCCTTCCCGATGTTCAGCACGAACAGTCAGTTTGTTCTCCTTGATCTTGACTTCAATGTCCTCTGGTCGGTACGAACTGACATCAAGGGTCACCTGGAACCGTTGACTGTCGTACTCGATCTTACTCGTCTGACGCTCACCAAGGCCTTTGGGTGGCCCTGATGACTGGCTTGTCAGGGAGACAGGTGTTACGTAATACCCTTGGTAGAGGGTCGGAGAAGGCGAAGGGGGCTCTgatgaatagaaagatgatCCTGGTGACATTGGTTCTTCGTAGACACGTCGTTCGGTTGTTTTCCTGGTTGTCGTAGTGGTCTTGACGCTAGATTGTCCACCTGGTCCCCCAGATTGACTTGTCGTGACATATGTGCTAGTTTCGGGTTGAGAGTGTTGCTGGATGTACTGGGGTGGTGTTTGGTTTGGCTTAATGACTGTAGGTTCGGCATTTGGAGACAAAACAGTAATGGTTGGCATTCCCTGTATATTTCcactttgttgttgttgctgatGCTGCTGCACTTTATGCACCTCTACTGTAGGCTGGCCGAACTGCGGAGGACCACTAGTTATCACAGTAGGAGTCACTGACCCACTTTGTCCAGAATTGACGCTATATTCCACCCTGGGGTGCGAAAATGGGATTCTTATTTCGATATTCATGGTCGGAATTTAACTTATTGCCAATGTAGAGACAAGgcataaacagaaacaaatgCGTCTAATGTTTGGTTGGATTCGAGTAGGTTTTTACGTGCCTATATCTGTCAATGTCACGTATCTGCGCGGTCGGGTATCGTCTGCGTTTTACACAAAGAcggaatgaagaaaataaacaaatactcATATCAGACGTAGATATGAAGTCACTGCACGCTCGTCCACGAAAATCTTTCCAAACTCCGGGGTAGCCTAATCCTCAACTGAACATTCCAAAGTTATATGCCCTCCTCTGAGTAATCACAGGAACGTTCTAGAAACTTCCGAGTATTCTTGCCTCCAGCAAATATGCAAATCCAGACTTAGCACGTCCACTTCCAATTTCACAGGTGTTGAAGGCGACACCGCGACGAGTTGTCTGGCCTATTTTGGTCAGCTATCGCCTCAGCATTCGTCAGCTATCGCAAGAATCGGAGCTAAATTGCTCAATCATAGCTGCACTAAAATTATCAGGAAGCAATGTCGGTAAATACAATCCAAAGTTTACAAGAAAACATCACTCAGACTTGAGAGGAATGCTTGAGCTCAAGTGCAACCGGAACGATTACACTAGAAATGTTTATCTCGAGAAATAATTTCCGCTCGAGTTTTTGTAAAAGTCTAAAGAGACGTGAACTCTGTGGGCGCACTGGCCACTGCCGCCCACTAAGTTAAATGTCTTACACCGGCAATCGCAAAGAATCTTGTTCACGAGATGGTGTATGAAGTGAAAGAGTGCATCCCTTATGTCGTCTGCACAAAATTACAGTACTCCATACGGCGGGTCCGTTGACGTGCATTCCTTGGTCCTCGCCCCATACTACACGCTGTGGAAGCAGCGCTGGATACAGGGTGACGTGGTCGAAGCTGGTATGCGATCTATGTATTTGTCTGCTGCATCATCCATCGCTCAGCCGAAGGcggtacggggggggggggtgtgatgGGAAATCAGTTGTATTATATCGCATAGATGGGAAACTTATACCATGTACATGAGGTATACGAAGGATTAAACCCCCTCCCTGTTGTACTCCTTACTGCAAAGTTTGATATTTGAAAGCGTTAAAGACCTCAATCATAGAAAGCAATATTGTTAAACATTTCCATAATACAttgatgaattattttaaatggAATAAGTGACATGTGAATTAAAAGATACAAGCTGTTCATGAatccttttcatcttttttaaaatttgtctAGAGTTTAAAGACCCCAAAGAACTTTATGCTTTCCTTTGTTTATCATTAAGCAATCAATAATGCCATATTCCAAGTCACCATGATCTTATCATTCAGATGATCTTTATACTGCATATGGCAATTAATCATTGTAAATTATACTTCGTCACCAAATATTTAGctggaaaagaaaaatactaCCATTAAAAAAACTAGTTAGGAGCGATTAAACGAGACAGTTAATCACGATCCTATTCTATCATGTTCTATAGACAATGtggaaatttgaatttttgagATATTATACGACTAATACTATTTAGATCAAGAGTGTGGCGAGCCACAGCATTTATCAAGAGAAACGAAAACACTTTAATAACGCTCAAAGATCGGAGAGTACGAGGGGCGCATGAACTTTATATCCCTCATTTATCAATCATAATCACATCTCTCGTATCATTGTAATCGGACAATACTCTTGGCATGCTTGGGTGAGTTTGGGATTCGAATTATTTGAACATTTGAAAACTGGATGGATATCAACAGGGTGTATCACTATGTGGGTAACGATCATCGTATAGCCCTTGGTTATTCGAAATATAGTGTCATAGttgaggtgccgtggccgagttgcgcagcgcctggctatacatgcaAGTCCGAagttcgatcccggccgcggcacctatatgccccttgagcaaggcatttaatctacaatgctcttttatcatgctttcaaataaatggaaatgctatacgcattattggtaactaggtgtgcacttgtttaaaaaaaaaaatgagccgATAGTGTAATCAATTTGACCAACGACCTCTACTGACTGCCATTAACTTTTACATGTTGCAGGCTTTTTTCAAACCCATATGATTGAAAGATAATGGTTTCTGTTTGCtgtttcatcatattcatcgtTGAGTTATGTTTctgtatgattattttgataaaCGGCTCACATCATGTAACTATGTAAacgcgagggagcgaagcggcCGAGCTTGTCATGGTGGCGGTTTCGCattttgtaaagcaaaattgaaAGATGTGGTGctcacttttggtgaattttgtagaaattatTAGTACTTTCAGAGtcgggggaagggggggggggtggacactGTCCCCCTACATTCCCCTGCTTCTGACGACCAGGGAGAAGAAGAACTATAATGTGTAAGATTACTGTTCTGATGGCGACACAATGCAATGGgttcaatatttcataaagttgaTGTTATTACTTTAAAACTAAGGGCATTTATACGCTGCAAAGTCATATTTTCCCAAACTATTCTCCTTACTTCTCTTCCTACAAGGTTCTCCCCAATTTTGGCCattacttaaaaaataattgagaGGTAACTACCTACCCGTATACAAACCGCCCCTCTTAGTCTTCTGCAATTAAAGCAAAATAGGGAATTTAGAAATAGGAGTATTTTAAAGCACACAACTGAGTCATTTGATTTCCGAACTAccttttttctccctctttcatATCCCCTGTGTGAATCATCACTTGAAAAATCATGGGACGACCACCGCCTGCAAAGATACAGCTGCCCCAAGTGTtttacaatgaaacaaaatgtgtgtctgtgtgtgtggggggggggggggagttgaaATAGGAGTATTTCATAATTACACAACAAATCAATTCAATCTAAAAATTACTTCTTCTTGGGGCGGTTGTTGTCTGCCCCTATACCCCGCCGGTATAGTGTTCTAGTGAATCCAAAGCTTGGGGTGACGAACGCAGGCATCCTTGGGCAGGTCACGCCTTGTGCACAAGAGGTATCTCTCTGTACCCATGTAACTGATCATCGATAAGGGGTGGTGATGAAACGCTTCATAAAGAGACCATAGGAATTAAGGTAACGGTGATATTGCAAACATTCACACCAATGGATCGTTGGAGCTTAGTAAGATCTTAAACCCCCTTCAAATTCAGCATGATCAGAGAGTTAAAGCCTTTGGTAGCGATTTTGGTCAACATTTGAGAAACTTAGGTAGTGTATTTAACTGCGCGAGTGATGTAGCGTTGCATCGAGCAACAGAGCAACTGTATTATAGGCGTATATACCCATTTATAGATTGCTATTGATCCTTTATACCGAGCACCTTGTTAAATTCATGACCCATTCAACCCCACATTTTGGCAACAAATTTTGGTACCAAGTGTTGCCAAAATTAAGATTCCATTCTGGGTTAGGGACTACACTTGTAAGAATAAAGACTCGGGTTCAGAAAGCAGACAGATTGAAAGCTGACGCTACAGGAAGTCATAAGGGGTACGAATGGTGGTTAAGGGTCTAACGCAATCGACATGACCTATTGAAATGAAAAGCATTTACGACCTTAATGACCTAAAACGTTTAAAAAAGGAACAGTGATAACAAATAAATGACAATCTTCAAGTGGGAAAGGCTTTCTACTCGCCCCCCTTCTGCTTCACAATTTTTCACCAGGTCTACACGGCTGACCTGTTTTGTGTCCTGGTATCTGATTCGTATATACGAGGAGACATACGCGAGGATTCAATGAAGGGTGTCACTGATTTTAAGGCTGATGAGTGGTCTCAATTTCAACAATATGATAGCCTTCTCACATTCCCGTCAGGACAGTGGATGatgaaggatggatggatgagggagggaacacccccccccccctactctcGTTGGTATAAGGGAGGGGCATTATAAACACAGAGGAAATAGAGCACGAGTGATTGGGGGCGGATTTCGCATGAAgagtttctttttcctcttcttcttttcttcctcctcctccttctcccctttttcctacttcttcttctcaATCATCACCTTCTGTTACTTTTTCTTCTCcgttttcttcttcatcatcttcttgtTCTCCTTCCtcctattttttcattttcttctgcttcttcttagtcttcttctactttttttcttttttcactacttctttttcgtcatcatcatcatcatcaccttcttcttcttccttttcatctccatgttgttgtttttcttcttcttaatcatcatcatcttccttttcttcttcttttatttgttgttgttgttctttttcttcatttccttcTTCGTGTTGTTATTCTTATGCTTTTTCTTCTATCACTATACCAGTATACTATGGAAAAATATAAGACCTTAAAATCCAAAGCCCAAATGTGTGCATGCAGATCCATGTGTTACTGAACAGCGATGTATGTCTATCAAATCATTTACCGATCTGTATTAGAGTAAATAGCAGAAATCATTACTAAGACAAGTTAAATTACGACCGCTGACCAATGAAatgaatgacaaaaaatataGCCCTAATACGATTAAGGAATGACGTCGTAAACTTGCTGTGTTTGTTAGTCGTAACCTAGCACGCTCTGCGGGACGGCTCTGGGAAGAGTCCATTCAGAAATGCAAGTAAAGTTGGTTGTGAGTTCACATCTAATTTAGAAAGTAAAAGTAGCCTATATAAAGGACACGGAAGTCAGAGGGAATGAAGCCAAATGAGAAGGCCTAGAACAGGGTGCACACTACCAttgcctttgaaaaaaaatcactttcaagaTTAAGGGAGAAAAAATCCTGACGGATAgatcccggggggccacttccattcacgagtggataccatgcgcgaccatggggtctcgataagcaccctaaacacgtaattttcatattcttaaaagtattggtgtgtgaaacccatcccttaacaagtattggaaacaaaactcttggcaaatattccctgaaatgaacccctaaacaagtacaggaatgttttattgtttatcctatttggtttagtacgaccccaccgtctacacctcgcgcaaatcggactctaaacacgaagtgttgaggcaaaaaggacatcctttatttttgttttatcatccccgcaaattcgaccctaaacacgtaattttcctagcgaaatagatacccttttttcattatttttgtgtttttgacacccttatcacgttacgtacgtaacgtgccctatcgtgaaaaagacatccttcttacgtgttttttggtcgcgcatggtatccactcgtcaatgtaagtgcccccccggggATAGATAAAGACTGGTATTAATAAGAAGGGGAGAGAAGATGAGGAAGAGCTAGAGACACTCTTTGAGAAAGACGAGACGAAAAGATTGGACAGAAGATACAACGAGAGATGGGTAAGGAGTAAAGAAATACGGGG
It contains:
- the LOC121424660 gene encoding alpha-crystallin B chain-like, whose product is MNIEIRIPFSHPRVEYSVNSGQSGSVTPTVITSGPPQFGQPTVEVHKVQQHQQQQQSGNIQGMPTITVLSPNAEPTVIKPNQTPPQYIQQHSQPETSTYVTTSQSGGPGGQSSVKTTTTTRKTTERRVYEEPMSPGSSFYSSEPPSPSPTLYQGYYVTPVSLTSQSSGPPKGLGERQTSKIEYDSQRFQVTLDVSSYRPEDIEVKIKENKLTVRAEHREGTPEGGFVQREYYRQYTLPDDVDLRLVKSYLSEKGILTLEAPKLQLAQSNERTIPIQVRPHVEGSSGKGTPTGPIVEEFTSDAESLRKS